The genomic window cagagagacacacacagagagagacacacacacagagagagagacacacacacagagagagagagacacacacacagagagagagagacacacagagagggagagacacacagagagggagagacacagagagagggagagacacagagagagggagagacacagagagagggagagacacagagagagggagagacacagagagagggagagacacagagagagggagagacacagagagagggagagacacagagagagggagagacacagagagagggagagacacagagagagggagagacacagagagagggagagacacagagagagggagagacacagagagagggagagacacagagagagggagagacacagagagagggagagacacagagagagggagagacacagagagagggagagacacagagagagggagagacacagagagagggagagacacagagagagggagagacacagagagagggagagacacagagagagggagagacacagagagagggagagacacagagagagggagagacacagagagagggagagacacagagagagggagagacacagagagagggagagacacagagagagagacacagagagagagagagacacagagagagagagagacacagagtgatgtGGATAAACAGACGGTCAGATTGTAGCAGGAATCTTTTCAATCTAAATCTATCAGCCTCGTCACTTCTCCCTCAGTCCCCGTGTTGCTCCCCCGCTTCGCCCTCTGACCCTGTGtcgcccccccactccgccctctGACCCCATGTCGCTGCCCGCTCCGCCCTCTGACCCTGTGtcgcccccccactccgccctctGACCCCATGTCGCTGCCCGCTCCGCCCTCTGACCCTGTGTCGCCCCCCCACTTCGCCCTCTGACCCCATGTCGCTGCCCGCTCTGCCCTCTGACCCCATGTCGCTGCACGCTCCGCCCTCTGACCCTGTgtcgccccccccactctgccctctGACCCCATGTCGCTGCCCGCTCCGCCCTCTGACCCTGTGtcgcccccccactccgccctctGACCCCGTGTCGCTGCCCACTCCGCCCTCTGACCCTGTGTcgcccccccactctgccctctGACCCCATGTCGCTGCCCCACTCCGCCCTCTGACTCCATGtcgcccccccactccgccctctGACCCTGTGTCGCCCCCCACACTCCGCCCTCTGACCCCATGTCGCTGCCCCACTCCGCCCTCTGACTCCATGtcgcccccccactccgccctctGACCCCGTGtcgcccccccactccgccctctGACCCCGTGTCGCTGCCCCACTCCGCCCTCTGACCCCATGTCGCTGCCCGCTCCGCCCTCTGACCCTGCGtcgcccccccactccgccctctGACCCCGTGTCGCTGCCCCACTCCGCCCTCTGACCCCATGTCGCTGCCCGCTCCGCCCTCTGACCCTGTGtcgcccccccactccgccctctGACCCCATGTCGCTGCCCGCTCCGCCCTCTGACCCTGCGTCGCCTTCCTCCACCCTCTGACCCCGATTCACCCCCCCCACCGTTCTGCCCTCTGACCCTGCTCCGCACCGACTCcgcgccaccctccccccgctctgcccACTGACCCCGTGTCGCTGCCCTGCTCTGCCCTCTGACCCTGCGTCGCCCTCCTCCACCCTCTGACCCCGTTCTGCCCTCTGACCCTGCTCCGCCCCGACTCCGCGCCACCCCCCGCGCCGCCCTCCTCCGCCCTCTGACCCCGCGCcgcgccccctctctgccctctgaCCCCGCGTCGCCCCCGCTCTGCCCTCTGACCCTGCgccgcccccccgctctgccctctGACCCCATGTTGCCCTCCTCCGCCCTCTGACCCCACGTCGCCCTCCTCCGCCCTCTGACCCCGTGCCGCCCCCGCTCTGCCCTCTGACCCCATGTCGCCCTCCTCCGCCCTCTGACCCCCGCGTCGCCCTCCTCCGCCCTCTGACCCCCGCGTCGCCCTCCTCCGCCCTCTGACCCCCGCGTCGCCCTCCTCCGCCCTCTGACCCCGTGgcgcccccgctctgccccctgaCCCCGCGCCGCCCCCGCTCTGCTCTCCGACCCCATGTCACCCTCTGACCCCGCGCCGCCCCCGCTCTGCCCTCTGACCCCATGTCGCCCTCCTCCGCCCTCTGACCCCGCGTCGCCCTCCTCCGCCCTCTGACCCCGTGTCGCCCCCGCTCTGCCCTCTGACCCTGCGCTGCCCCTGCTCCGCCCTCTGACCCTGCTCCGCCCTCTGACCCTGCGctgcccccctccgccgcctCACCTGCAGTGACTGACGACACACTCGTTGCTGCAGTATTCACCATCCCAGTCGGTGCTGGACACGGGGGTGTTGGTGCAGCCTATCCGCACACAGAGCGACGCCATGCTGGAGGGTTCCGTGCCCGAGGGTCTCGGGGAGCTGGTCACCAGCTCGACGCTGGCCTGGGGCGGGGACTCCACCTGAgggaggggcgtgggggggggggggcagagagagaggggggggggggggggggagagagagagagagtgagcgatggCAACAACTCGTGTGCGAGGTCACTGCTTCCAGAGCCAATCACACCGATCGAACTGCCTCAGCGACCCCCGGACCCCCACAGTGAGTGACCCCCCCAACACTCAATGACCCccggacccccccccacactcagcgacccctggtccACCCTGCCACACCTAGTGAACCCCCAAACCCCTGCCCCCCCAAACACTCAGTGAgcacccagaccccccccccccacacccggtgGGCtcccggacccccccccccccccccccactcggcGACCCCCctggaccccctcccccacactcagcGACACCCGGGACGCTCCCCACACTCAGCAAGCCCCGGACCCCCACAGTCCCTGACCCCCCCTGACCACCACAGTCCATGACCCCCTCCGACCCCCACAGTCCCGGACCCCGTGACCCCTACAGTCCCTGACCCCGTGACCCCTACAGTCCCTGACCCCGTGACCCCTACAGTCCCTGACCCCTACAGTCCCGGACCCCATGACCCCCACAGTCCCGGACCCCGTGACCCCTACAGTCCTGGACCCCATGGGGCCCAGAGGGCGTGAGGCAggagtcacagagtcacagaggtttacagcagggaaacagctcttcttcccaacttgtccatgccgtccttttgtttttaaaccccaaagctgaccctctagttttagactcacctacctttgggaaaagatattgactatcgagctgactaTCAGcatcatcttgttgaagttgtacaagacattggtaaggccacacttggaatactgtgtacagttctggtcaccctattatagaaaggatattattaaactagaaagagtgcagaaaagattcactaggatgctaccgggacttgatggtttgagttataaggagaggctggatagactgggacttttttctctggagcgtaggaggctgaggggtgatcttatagaggtctataaaataatgaggggcacagatcagctagatagtcaatatcttttcccaaaggtaggggagtctaaaactagagggcataggtttaaggtgagaggggagagatacaaaagggtccagaggggcaattttgttcacacagagggtggtgagtgtctggaacgagctgccagaggcagtagtagaggcgggtacaattttatcttttaaaaagacagttacatgggtacgatgggtatagagggatatgggccaaacgcgggcaattgggactatcttggggttttttaaaaaggggcggcatggacaagttgggccgaagggcctgtttccgtgctgtaaacctctcagaCTCTAtggctggaaaactgggcggagaaatggtaggtggaatttaacccggacaagtgCGATGTGATGCTTTTTAGCGGATCCAATTTGGGTGGGAGCGGTGAAATaattggcagaaccatcaggggcgtagacacacacacacagagacctgGGAGTGGAGGGCCACAGATCCTTTAATGTGGCTGCACAGGTGGGAAAGGTGGTGAAggtggtgattcattttggtaggactaatttaaatgtggattacagggtcaaaggtagggttctgaagactgtggaggaacagagagatcttggggtccatatccacagatctctaaaggttgccactcaagtggatagagctgtgaagaaggcctgtagtgtgttagcttttattaacagggggttgtagtttaagagccgtggggttatgctgcaactgtacaggaccttggtgagaccacatttggaatattgtgtgcagttctggtctcctcactataagaaggatgtggaagcgctggaaagagtgcagaggagatttaccaggatgctgcctggtttggagggtaggtcttatgaggaaaggttgagggagctagggctgttctctctggagcggaggaggctgaggggagacttaatagaggtttataaaatgatgacggggatagatagagtgaacgttcaaagactatttcctcgggtggatggagctattacaagggggcataactatagggttcgtggtgggagatacaggaaggatatcagaggtaggttctttactcagagagtggttggggtgtggaatggactgcctgcagtgatagtggagtcagacactttagaaacatttaagcggttattggataggcacatggagcacaccaggatgacagggagtgggatagcttgatcttggtttcagataaagctcggcacaacatcgtgggccgaagggcctgttctgtgctgtactgttctatgtgggAAGCATattctttctcaggagactaaggaaatttggcatgtcagctacgactctcgccaacttttacagatgccccatagaaagcattctttctggttgtatcacagcttggtctggggctcctgctctgcccaagaccgcaaggagctacattggatcgtgaatgtagcccaacccatcacgcaaacccagcctcccatccattgactctgtctacacttcccgctgcctcgggggaaaagcagctgcataattaaggaccccccccacgcaccccggacattctctcttccaccttcttcctgagGGAAGAAGTGTTACTCACCTGGGTGACCTCCTCTGTCTGGGCGGCAGTCTGCTGGAGCAGTGTGATGGAAGGCCCGCTGCAGACGCCCACgctggggggacggggagagggggcgatggcgggcagtgccaggctgggggcggagggggggttgggagggggcgaAGCCTGCAGGTGAGCGGGGGCCAGCTGCTGGAGCTGGATGATCTGgacctggaggggagggggctgagggaggcCCTGCCGCAGCTTGGGCTGGGGGCCGGCCTGCagcgggggcgggtggggggacaTGGcctgcagggggggtgggggcatctgctggagggggggcgggggctggagGCGCTGGAGGCGGAGCTGGCCGCCCGCCGACACGGGCAGCTGGACCTGCACCAGCTGCGGGCTGGGGGAGGCCAggcggagggtgtggggggacacCCCGGCCGGCAGCACCGTCAGCAGGCTCTGGGACACCGAGGCTATCTGGCGGCCGGTGACTGGGCCCTGGCAGGACACCAGCACCCGGGGGGCCGCTTGCTGCACCGTACTGCTGACAGCCGTGGAGGAGGAGGACACGACGAGGAGGGCGGGGGACAGGCTGGTGGATGCCAGGGTTTGTTGCACGGATTGGAGAACCTCCGTCTCACTGGGTTCCACAGCACACTGCAAAACACACAAAAAAATACACAACACAGccggttagatacacagtaaagctccctctacactgtccccatcaaacactcccaggacaggtacagcacggggttagatacagagtaaagctccctctacactgtcccccatcaaacactcccaggacaggtacagcacggggttagatacagagtaaagctccctctacactgtccccccatcaaacactcccaggacaggtacagcacggggttagatacagagtaaagctccctctacactgtcccccatcaaacactcccaggacaggtacagcacggggttagatacagagtaaagctccctctacactgtccccatcaaacactcccaggacaggtacagcacggggttagatacagagtaaagctccctctacactgtccccccatcaaacactcccaggacaggtacagcacggggttagatacagagtaaagctccctctacactgtcccccatcaaacactcccaggacaggtacagcacggggttagatacagagtaaagctccctctacactgtcccccatcaaacactcccaggacaggtacagcacggggttagatacagagtaaagctccctctacactgtccccatcaaacactcccaggacaggtacagcacggggttcgatacagagtaaagctccctctacactgtcccccatcaaacactcccaggacaggtacagcacggggttagatacagagtaaagctccctctacactgtcccctatcaaacactcccaggacaggtacagcacggggttcgatacagagtaaagctccctctacactgtcccctatcaaacactcccaggacaggtacagcacggggttagatacagagtaaagctccctctacactgtccccatcaaacactcccaggacaggtacagcacggggttagatacagagtaaagctccctctacactgtcccccatcaaacactcccaggacaggtacagcacggggttagatacagagtaaagctccctctacactgtccccatcaaacactcccaggacaggtacagcacggggttagatacagagtaaagctccctctacactgtccccatcaaacactcccaggacaggtacagcacggggttagatacagagtaaagctccctctacactgtcccccatcaaacactcccaggacaggtacagcacggggttagatacagagtaaagcaccctctacactgtcccccatcaaacactcccaggacaggtacagcacggggttagatacagagtaaagctccctctacactgtccccatcaaacactcccaggacaggtacagcacggggttagatacagagtaaagctccctctacactgtccccccatcaaacactcccaggacaggtacagcacggggttagatacagagtaaagctccctctacactgtccccatcaaacactcccaggacaggtacagcacggggttagatacagtgtaaagctccctctacactgtccccatcaaacactcccaggacaggtacagcacggggttagataca from Mustelus asterias unplaced genomic scaffold, sMusAst1.hap1.1 HAP1_SCAFFOLD_3345, whole genome shotgun sequence includes these protein-coding regions:
- the LOC144490480 gene encoding LOW QUALITY PROTEIN: TOX high mobility group box family member 4-like (The sequence of the model RefSeq protein was modified relative to this genomic sequence to represent the inferred CDS: inserted 1 base in 1 codon), yielding MTLSQGVIDQGGGLIGSLSMELGQSVTAQCVPDPPLTMSISLGDGNQGLYTHSQLTTIDHSELSSQLGMTLGNASILQQPHSPEQRKSATPSPASSIQEEEVEDVRRIVTEKQSVMEERAALEERERAVLESSKKVKGPKKKKKKDPNEPQKPVSAYALFFRDTQAAIKGQNPNATFGEVSKIVASMWDSXGEEQKQIYKRKTEAAKKEYLKALASYRANLISKCAVEPSETEVLQSVQQTLASTSLSPALLVVSSSSTAVSSTVQQAAPRVLVSCQGPVTGRQIASVSQSLLTVLPAGVSPHTLRLASPSPQLVQVQLPVSAGGQLRLQRLQPPPPLQQMPPPPLQAMSPHPPPLQAGPQPKLRQGLPQPPPLQVQIIQLQQLAPAHLQASPPPNPPSAPSLALPAIAPSPRPPSVGVCSGPSITLLQQTAAQTEEVTQVESPPQASVELVTSSPRPSGTEPSSMASLCVRIGCTNTPVSSTDWDGEYCSNECVVSHC